From a single Vicugna pacos chromosome 4, VicPac4, whole genome shotgun sequence genomic region:
- the SPACA9 gene encoding sperm acrosome-associated protein 9 isoform X2 produces the protein MTMNEVKESLRGVEQKYKLFQQQQFTFIAALEHCRENAHDKIRPISSIGQVQSYTEHYCNNSTDRRILLMFLDICTELSKLCQHFEALHSGTPVTNNLLEKCKTLVSQSNDLSSLRAKYPHDVVNHLSCDEARNHYGGVVSLIPIVLDLMKEWVAHSEKLPRKELQHGAT, from the exons ATGACCATGAATGAGGTGAAGGAGTCCCTTCGGGGCGTGGAGCAGAAGTACAAGCTCTTCCAGCAGCAGCAGTTCACCTTCATCGCGGCTCTGGAGCACTGCAGGGAGAACGCCCATGACAAGATCCGGCCCATCTCCAGCATCGGACAG GTCCAGAGCTACACGGAGCACTACTGCAACAACTCCACCGACCGGCGCATCCTGCTCATGTTCCTGGACATCTGCACAGAGCTGAGCAAGCTGTGCCAGCACTTCGAAGCCCTGCACTCCGGCACCCCCGTCACCAACAACCTCCTCGAGAAATGCAAAACCCTCGTTAGCCAAAGCAACGACTTAAGCAGCCTTCGAGCAAA ATACCCTCACGATGTGGTGAACCACCTCAGCTGTGACGAGGCCAGGAACCACTACGGAGGCGTGGTCAGCCTCATCCCCATCGTCCTAGACTTGATGAAAGAATGGGTTGCGCACTCGGAGAAGCTGCCCCGCAAGGAGCTGCAGCAC GGGGCGACTTAG
- the SPACA9 gene encoding sperm acrosome-associated protein 9 isoform X1: MTMNEVKESLRGVEQKYKLFQQQQFTFIAALEHCRENAHDKIRPISSIGQVQSYTEHYCNNSTDRRILLMFLDICTELSKLCQHFEALHSGTPVTNNLLEKCKTLVSQSNDLSSLRAKYPHDVVNHLSCDEARNHYGGVVSLIPIVLDLMKEWVAHSEKLPRKELQHVSEPQARQEATRAAAGAFQTAGAQPGLRKHNYRQLTKDSLKPRGTDKGCAKPPWRPPGGKL; the protein is encoded by the exons ATGACCATGAATGAGGTGAAGGAGTCCCTTCGGGGCGTGGAGCAGAAGTACAAGCTCTTCCAGCAGCAGCAGTTCACCTTCATCGCGGCTCTGGAGCACTGCAGGGAGAACGCCCATGACAAGATCCGGCCCATCTCCAGCATCGGACAG GTCCAGAGCTACACGGAGCACTACTGCAACAACTCCACCGACCGGCGCATCCTGCTCATGTTCCTGGACATCTGCACAGAGCTGAGCAAGCTGTGCCAGCACTTCGAAGCCCTGCACTCCGGCACCCCCGTCACCAACAACCTCCTCGAGAAATGCAAAACCCTCGTTAGCCAAAGCAACGACTTAAGCAGCCTTCGAGCAAA ATACCCTCACGATGTGGTGAACCACCTCAGCTGTGACGAGGCCAGGAACCACTACGGAGGCGTGGTCAGCCTCATCCCCATCGTCCTAGACTTGATGAAAGAATGGGTTGCGCACTCGGAGAAGCTGCCCCGCAAGGAGCTGCAGCACGTGAGTGAGCCCCAGGCCCGCCAGGAAGCCACCAGGGCGGCCGCAGGGGCTTTCCAGACTGCAGGCGCCCAGCCTGGCTTAAGGAAACACAACTATAGGCAACTGACAAAAGACAGCCTCAAACCTAGGGGGACAGACAAAGGATGTGCAAAACCTCCCTGGAGACCACCTGGTGGGAAACTGTAA